The region ATATTTTCTTACCTGAAACACAAGCTGAAATTGTGTCCTACACCCTTTCGCTTGAGGGGGGATGATAGACAATAAAGTGTCAGCTCATCAGTTAGTTAGCCTATCCAACATATCATTTTGTTTACTGTCCTAATCTTGGCTGTTATAACAAATTAGTTGTTAACTGTTTTAGACTTTCCCTTTAACAATCTGTTTGTACAATTCTTTCATATAAATAGCAAATCATTTACCGAGTCTTGTAACTTTTGCAAAGACTCTGATTCacatattttctatttttttctatgTGCTCTCATAAAGTTCTTTGTATAGATAAGTTCAACTCACTGACACCATTTGTATATGTGTTAACGGAGAAAATTGTAATGGTGAAGAAGGTGGCAAGCGGAATTGGTACGGTGAGTTATCGAGAAGGATGATGGTTCAATACATGTCATTTATTTTTGGAGATTTCTTTCCTTGTTTGAAATGGATAGAATCCATTAGAGGGTTCACAGTGAGCTTGAAATCCACGTCGAAAGAGCTTGACACGTTTTCTAATCAAGTGGTTGAAGAACATAAGGCCATCATGAGCTTGGGAAGTAGTAATATTAGTGTGAAAGACAACTTTGTTGATATTCTTCTGAGAGTTCAAAAGGATCAAAAGCTTGATTTTGAGCTTACTCAAAACGACATAAAAGCTATCTTACAAGACATACTCTTAGCTGGAACAGAGACTACGTCAACAACATTGGATTGGTTCATGGCAGAACTAATGAAACATCCAAGAGTGATGAAGAAAGCTCAAGAAGAGGTGAGACTAATAGTGGGAGATAAGCCGAAGATCGATGCGAATGATATTAACAACATGGTTTACTTGAAATGTGTCGTAAAAGAAACTATGAGGCCACATCTACCTGCTCCTCTTTTGCTTGCTCGAGAAACAACAGAGAAAATCGAGCTTGGAGGGTATTGTATTCCAGCTAAAACACAAATTTTCATCAATGCATGGGCGATTCATAGGGACCCAAAGTCATGGGAAAGGTCGGAGGAGTTCCTGCCCGAGAGGTTTGAAAACGATTCAGTTGATTTCAAAGGACAGGACTCCCATTTCATTCCTTTTGGTTTTGGGAGGAGGGGTTGCCCTGACTCCCAGACTGGCCTGGGATGATCTTGGCCGCGACGTGGAGGTTGTCGTAACCTCTCAATTTTGCACATTTTCTCAAAATGTcctattatttttctcacatgattttgtaacctccatataCTTAGCGAgagttaaaaatatatattaatcaaCCATATCACATTATGGTTTATAAAATTCAATCTCAAAATGTGTAACCCTCAATCTACATATTATTGGGTGATTttgaaagttacaaatttgtaactgattttgtaactccaaaatatgttacacttAGACACACATATGtcaaattttgtaactctcaatattatATTACAAagtgtgacatttgtcacattatttaatataatattatattatataaaataatataacaattagtCTAATAGATTACactctcatttaaaaaaaagGTTAGTAACTAAATTTTTTGATGGCAAAAGTCACTGTTATTACCATTTTAGTGTGACCGTAGGTCATGTGCCATTAAGTTGGTCCGGATTGCCATGTGGATGACCATTATTGTTCTAAATTAGTTTAATTTTTTGTAGATcttttaaaatcaataaaaatatatagttgcaaattataaataatttaaaattttgattataaaaagctaaaataaaaaaaaaatcaggaaTCCAaagtttttattataatttccaAATAGTTTGGAAAGCGTACAACACATAcataatgtatatatatttttatattatgtgaATAGATCAGGGGAGTATGGTTTGGGTACGAGTTGAAGAGAAGTTTTCTTATGAACAGTGATTCCCCAATCTTCACTCATATCCAGTTCCGAAGCTAATACAGTTCCACCGTCTCTAGCAGGCAACGTCCAGTCAAACCAATATAATAGATGAGCAATCACATATTCAACAGTATAGTCCCAAAAGCCACAGCAGGGCAGCCTCTTCTCCCAATGCCAAATGGAACGAATTGGAAGTCTTGGCCCATTTTGCAATCAATTGGGTTGTTCTCAAACCTCTAAAATTCCTCTGGACTGTCCCACTCACTTGGGTCCCTTTGAATGGCAAATACATTGATGAGCACCCTTGTGTTTTCTTGGATGTCATACCCTCCAAGCTTAACACTTGATAAAGTCTTTCGAGGGAGTGAAAAAGGGAGTGGTGGGTGTAGCCTTAGATTTTCTTTGATGACACATTTTAAGTAATCCATTTGGTTGATATCGTTCATATCGATCTCAGACTTATTTCCCACCACTCTTCTAACCTCTTCTTGGGCTTTCTTCATCACTCTTGGGTTTTTCACAAGCTCTGCCATTAATCATTCCAATGCTGTCGAAGTAGTGTCACTTGCACCCACGAACTGATTCTGCCATTTACAAATATAAGCAAAATATATTGACTTATTTTTTCTTGTAATGACACCCTATactgatcataaaaaaaaaaatttataaaaaaaaagactTACATATTATATGACTAATGAACAATATATACtcagtaaaaaaaaataatagaactttatttagAAGTATTTTGTTCTCTCAAAGTAAAAGCTAATAAGGGTTAGAGTGAGAGACCATGAGAAGTGCTTTGCTTTTTTCAGGAGTGAGTTCAAAGTCAAGCATGCCATCCTTTTGAAGTCCGAGGAGAATACCCGCAAAGTCTTTCCTTCCAGATCCATTATGATCACTCTTAAGTACATCCTTGTGTTCTTGAATCACTTGTTCGAAGAAAGTGTCTAACTCTTGAAACCTCCGATTCAAGCGACCTTTAAACCCCGTAACAACGTCGATCCATCTCAAATATTTGCTAGGGAAGAAATCTGCAGCGCTAAAGGCGGCAAAATCTTCCAGGACCTTTCTCGACAGCTCTCCAAATACATTCTGACCATTTTCATCCTCAAACCTCTGCCCAAGAATACATTTAGAGACTATGTTGTTAGAAGTGGCGGCTAACATCTCACTGAGATTTATACAAGCCCCATCGGCACAACCTTTTCTGACCTTATTAACCAAAAGAGCTGTCTCTTCTTCCCTCACGAAGTGGAACTGTTGAACCCTTTTGAGGCTCAAGAGTTCGAGGACACAGACTTTCCTTATTTGTCTCCAATACTCACCATAAGGAGCAAAGGACACATCTTGACACCCGTAAAGGTAGATGTAAGCGGCAGAGGTTTTTTCCCGGTCGGAGAAAACGACGTCGTGCTTCTTAACGATCTCTTTCACCATTTCTGAAGTTGAAACCACAAGGGTTGGGACTTGGCCCATTTGCAAGAGCATTAATGGACCATACTTGGTTGAGAGTGCTCGGAGAGAACGGTGCGGGTGGGTGCCGAGAAGGTGAAGGTTTCCGATTAATGGTAACCTCGGCGGTGATGATGGTAAGTTGGATTCGGTCCGGAATCTGAAGCGTGTGAACAAAATGATTGATGAGATGAAGAAAATGGAAATAAGGAACATGGGGATAATCCATGCTTGTGGACATGATAGTTATGTAGCTCATCTTCATCGTATTGGAAATAAAAAGACTATGCATGGTACACAATTCCaaatatgagtaatgatatgtagaCTTAAAATGCACCCAAATATTAACGTTCCCGTTAGGCACATTTAAGTATATATTTTGTACATATATCATTATTCTTCCAAATATATCATAGAAATGGCTGTgatttacataaatatatttatatatatatatatatatgacaattcttaTCCACGGACTTTACTTTAAGCTCTACCTGTGGGGCTCTCAGTATTCTctacccgtgaacagtttttggttcgattttttttttatgacagtgtatattgtagttgtttagagcatcctgcaaatttttagaaaattccgaatagtttacagtaccgaaaactatgttcaaacatgttgttttccacgcgcataaaaaaaattagtcacgcgtgcaacaacatgttcgaacctagttttcagtattgcaaactattcagaattttctgaaaatttgcaggatgctctaaatagctacaatatacactgtcatagaaaaaattgcgccgaaaactattcacgggtcgagaacactgagagctccACCGATAGGACTTAAAGTAGAGTTACTATAGGAGAATactcctataaatatatataaatatttatatttttgttggGGTTGgaatagagctgtaaatacgggttGGGCTTTCTAGTATGACACGAAACTGGCACTAGCATGGGAGacacgagcacgacacgacacgaaaaaatatgggcttgggccaggtacgacacgaattgaaaattggcacgacacgaattgaaaattggcacgacatgacatgggcctgagcacggcatgacacgacaagcccgaaggtacgacacgaaagcacgaacaaactagcccgaaagcacgacacgatagaaagcccgatattttgacattaataatgataataaatttttatttgtcaattatctataaattaaaatgataataaagtctattatttttttcaatatttatatttttataattataataatttattttaagaattgtgagttaatttttttagcatttattagtaggtattcaaattataataattctctttgatataattttgtgtaaagtattgttaaaaaatatataaaaatatctaaaattataatttaaacaaagaaatgtatttggattggtggtgagtccattgattgttaaagaTGAGGTAAA is a window of Humulus lupulus chromosome 4, drHumLupu1.1, whole genome shotgun sequence DNA encoding:
- the LOC133832002 gene encoding phenylacetaldehyde oxime monooxygenase CYP71AN24-like; this encodes MVQYMSFIFGDFFPCLKWIESIRGFTVSLKSTSKELDTFSNQVVEEHKAIMSLGSSNISVKDNFVDILLRVQKDQKLDFELTQNDIKAILQDILLAGTETTSTTLDWFMAELMKHPRVMKKAQEEVRLIVGDKPKIDANDINNMVYLKCVVKETMRPHLPAPLLLARETTEKIELGGYCIPAKTQIFINAWAIHRDPKSWERSEEFLPERFENDSVDFKGQDSHFIPFGFGRRGCPDSQTGLG